One segment of bacterium DNA contains the following:
- the ruvB gene encoding Holliday junction branch migration DNA helicase RuvB produces MSSNRPVERLGEGEVAFLDQTLRPTTWSEYVGQNNIKNNLEILLKAAKERGHPPEHVLFYGPPGLGKTTLAYLIARETGMQIKVTSGPAIEKVADLASILTNLSSGDILFIDEIHRLNKTIEEVLYPAMESGSLDIIIGKGPSARTVQLSLSPFTIIAATTQVALISSPLRSRFSGGVFRLEFYSVNEIQEIIRRSSRLLEVVIEESAVKEIAIRSRFTPRTANYFLKRCRDFAQVHRKSLDEETVKGALSMLGIDDNGLSVSDRSILLAISKKFNGGPVGLNTLATSLSEEESTIEEFNEPYLIQIGFLERTPRGRALTLKGREYIEKFSGKDSSRLL; encoded by the coding sequence ATGTCAAGTAACCGCCCCGTAGAACGTTTAGGAGAGGGCGAAGTTGCCTTTCTCGATCAGACACTGCGTCCAACAACGTGGAGTGAATACGTTGGACAAAACAACATAAAAAATAACCTTGAAATACTTCTCAAGGCCGCGAAAGAACGAGGGCATCCGCCCGAGCATGTTTTGTTTTACGGGCCTCCGGGTCTTGGAAAAACAACGCTTGCGTACCTTATCGCAAGAGAAACGGGAATGCAGATAAAGGTGACCTCCGGCCCGGCGATTGAAAAGGTGGCCGACCTTGCCTCTATCCTTACCAACCTTTCCTCCGGCGACATTCTTTTTATCGACGAAATCCACCGTCTTAATAAAACCATTGAAGAAGTGCTGTATCCCGCAATGGAATCCGGTTCGCTGGACATCATTATAGGGAAGGGTCCGTCGGCGCGTACCGTACAGCTAAGCCTTTCTCCTTTCACGATTATTGCCGCAACAACACAAGTGGCCCTTATCTCCTCACCACTTCGTAGCCGATTTTCCGGAGGGGTTTTTCGATTGGAATTTTATAGCGTTAATGAGATACAAGAAATTATCAGGCGCTCTTCACGGCTCCTTGAAGTTGTTATTGAAGAATCCGCCGTAAAGGAAATCGCGATACGAAGCCGCTTTACTCCGAGAACGGCAAATTATTTTCTTAAACGATGCCGTGACTTTGCACAAGTGCACCGGAAAAGCCTTGATGAGGAAACCGTTAAAGGAGCTCTTTCCATGCTTGGAATAGATGATAATGGCCTGTCTGTCTCGGACAGAAGTATCCTTCTCGCTATTTCTAAAAAATTCAACGGAGGGCCGGTCGGCCTTAACACTCTCGCCACCTCCCTTTCCGAGGAGGAGTCAACTATAGAAGAATTCAACGAACCCTATCTTATTCAAATAGGATTTCTTGAGCGTACCCCCCGCGGACGGGCATTGACCCTTAAAGGTAGAGAATACATCGAAAAGTTTTCCGGAAAAGACTCGTCACGCCTCTTGTAA
- a CDS encoding YebC/PmpR family DNA-binding transcriptional regulator has translation MAGHSKWKQIKNKKAATDSKKSKIFTKLIRLITVEAKKSNGKEDAPGLRAAIEKAREANMPSENVERAIKKATDTSSSAMEPVMYEAYGPGGCALIIEGLTDNRNKAAAEVRHILSKHGFELAVSGSATWAFEKTGSEWSPKTTVTLEESDAVKLQEIVSELEDNDEVQEVFTNAE, from the coding sequence ATGGCAGGACACAGTAAATGGAAACAGATAAAAAATAAAAAAGCAGCGACAGATTCAAAGAAAAGTAAAATCTTCACGAAACTTATCCGCCTTATTACCGTTGAAGCAAAAAAAAGCAACGGAAAGGAGGATGCGCCGGGGCTTCGTGCCGCAATCGAAAAAGCGCGGGAGGCGAATATGCCCAGTGAAAACGTGGAGCGCGCCATTAAAAAAGCGACTGACACATCCTCTTCGGCCATGGAGCCCGTTATGTACGAGGCTTACGGCCCCGGAGGATGCGCCCTCATCATAGAAGGACTCACGGATAACCGAAATAAAGCGGCGGCGGAAGTACGCCACATTCTCTCCAAGCACGGTTTTGAACTCGCGGTATCGGGAAGTGCCACATGGGCATTTGAAAAAACAGGTTCGGAATGGTCCCCTAAAACAACCGTTACCCTTGAGGAGTCCGATGCCGTAAAACTTCAAGAAATTGTGAGTGAACTGGAGGATAATGACGAAGTCCAGGAGGTTTTTACAAACGCCGAGTAA
- the tsaE gene encoding tRNA (adenosine(37)-N6)-threonylcarbamoyltransferase complex ATPase subunit type 1 TsaE encodes MRGYTSKSLKETEHLAEKFLLTLSPKKKAIVVGLCGDLGSGKTAFVKMVAKILGVKGHVTSPTFVIQKNYSLKEKNFSTLAHIDAYRLKEGEDLLSLSWNDTLEGNNLVFIEWPERVLSALPKGIKKIYFEFIDDTTRNIRF; translated from the coding sequence ATGAGAGGGTATACAAGCAAAAGTCTCAAGGAAACGGAACACCTCGCGGAAAAATTTCTCTTAACCCTTTCTCCGAAGAAAAAGGCGATTGTTGTCGGTTTGTGCGGAGATTTAGGCTCCGGGAAAACAGCTTTCGTGAAAATGGTTGCAAAAATTCTCGGTGTAAAGGGGCACGTCACCAGTCCCACATTCGTCATCCAAAAAAATTATTCCCTCAAAGAAAAAAATTTTTCAACACTTGCCCATATTGATGCGTATCGTCTGAAAGAAGGTGAAGACCTTCTGTCTCTCTCATGGAACGATACGCTTGAAGGAAACAACTTGGTTTTTATCGAGTGGCCGGAGCGAGTTCTGAGCGCCCTTCCTAAGGGGATAAAAAAGATATATTTTGAATTTATAGACGATACGACACGGAATATACGATTTTAA
- a CDS encoding GspE/PulE family protein produces MVEFNEEKQNQKIEDLHKAEEENLTLILSSKYNLPYLDLASGTVNRDALRVLPEDKAREAKIAIFNIVDKKIHIGVQSPNNQKSQDAIKELEEKGFVPVLYMVSSQGLERVWEKYKDLSYSFETRGGALDISNEEITNVVQTVKHLEDVRKLIEDVLAAKKGYRISRTLEIILAGSLATKASDVHIEPEEKYVRIRYRLDGVLVDVINFDHETFALLLSRIKLISGLKLNIKGIAQDGRFTIKMEDSDIEIRTSVLPGAYSDSVVMRILNPKAISVPLEELGIHPRLLKILEHEIAKPNGMLLTTGPTGSGKTTTLYAFLKKVHTPEIKIITIENPIEYHLPGIVQTQTDSKKGYTFLEGLRSALRQDPDVIMVGEIRDQETAEIAINASLTGHLVFSTLHTNNAAGSFPRLIDLGVNPKILTSAINVSMAQRLLRTLCNDCKKIVPLQGEEKELIDSIVETITDKTYLKDVQRESVWEHQGCEKCNFTGYKGRIGIFEAIKTDEAIERVVKENPSEREVEKAALAQNILNMKQDGAIKVLEGKTSLLELQRVVDLQI; encoded by the coding sequence ATGGTTGAATTTAACGAGGAAAAACAAAACCAAAAGATAGAGGATTTGCACAAAGCCGAGGAAGAAAACCTCACCCTAATCCTCTCCTCAAAATACAATCTACCCTATCTTGACCTCGCAAGCGGCACGGTTAACCGCGACGCTCTTCGTGTCCTTCCGGAAGATAAGGCAAGAGAGGCAAAAATCGCCATTTTTAACATTGTAGATAAAAAAATTCATATCGGCGTACAGTCTCCGAATAATCAAAAGAGCCAGGATGCGATTAAAGAACTGGAAGAAAAAGGATTTGTTCCCGTGTTGTATATGGTTTCCTCGCAAGGACTTGAGCGCGTATGGGAAAAATACAAAGACCTTTCCTACTCTTTTGAAACAAGAGGAGGGGCGCTTGATATTTCAAACGAAGAGATAACAAACGTCGTTCAAACGGTCAAACATCTGGAAGATGTCAGAAAACTTATCGAAGACGTTCTCGCGGCAAAGAAAGGATACCGAATATCGCGCACGCTTGAAATAATTCTCGCAGGTTCCCTTGCGACAAAAGCTTCGGATGTCCACATTGAGCCCGAGGAAAAATACGTACGCATCAGATACAGGCTTGATGGCGTTTTGGTTGATGTCATCAATTTCGACCATGAAACATTCGCACTTCTTTTGTCACGCATTAAGCTGATTTCGGGTCTTAAACTGAATATCAAAGGTATCGCGCAAGACGGACGGTTCACGATAAAAATGGAAGACAGCGATATTGAAATAAGAACATCGGTGCTCCCCGGGGCGTACAGCGACTCTGTCGTAATGAGAATTTTGAATCCGAAGGCGATTTCCGTTCCGCTTGAAGAACTCGGCATCCACCCGCGTCTTCTTAAAATTCTTGAGCATGAAATAGCCAAACCGAATGGAATGCTTTTGACAACGGGTCCGACAGGCTCCGGAAAAACGACAACACTGTATGCTTTCCTCAAAAAAGTTCATACGCCTGAAATAAAAATTATCACCATAGAAAATCCGATTGAATATCACCTGCCGGGAATTGTTCAGACGCAAACGGACAGCAAAAAAGGCTACACTTTTCTTGAAGGACTGCGCTCCGCCCTGCGACAGGACCCCGACGTTATCATGGTCGGTGAAATTCGCGATCAGGAAACCGCGGAAATCGCCATCAACGCTTCCCTGACCGGGCACCTTGTTTTTTCGACGTTGCACACAAACAATGCCGCAGGGTCCTTCCCCCGCCTTATTGACCTTGGTGTCAACCCGAAAATTTTGACATCGGCAATAAACGTTTCAATGGCGCAACGGCTGTTGCGTACGCTGTGTAACGACTGCAAAAAAATTGTTCCCCTTCAGGGAGAAGAAAAGGAACTTATCGACAGCATTGTGGAGACAATTACCGACAAAACGTATTTGAAAGATGTTCAAAGAGAAAGCGTATGGGAACACCAAGGATGCGAGAAATGCAATTTTACCGGTTATAAGGGCAGAATCGGAATTTTTGAAGCCATAAAAACGGACGAGGCCATAGAACGTGTTGTGAAAGAAAATCCGAGCGAGCGGGAGGTTGAAAAGGCGGCATTGGCACAAAATATTCTTAACATGAAGCAGGACGGAGCAATCAAAGTACTTGAAGGAAAAACATCGCTTCTTGAACTTCAGCGTGTGGTTGATTTGCAAATATGA